Proteins encoded in a region of the Augochlora pura isolate Apur16 chromosome 4, APUR_v2.2.1, whole genome shotgun sequence genome:
- the Liprin-alpha gene encoding PTPRF interacting protein alpha isoform X11 has protein sequence MWNAMCDVMPTIAEDSISQRNSQFSGDDVNFEQLMVSMLDERDKLMETLRETQERLQETEARRQETEKERDSLNRQLNANIPQEFSQLTKELAAAREGILARDEEISELKAERNNTRLLLEHLECLVSRHERSLRMTVVKRQAAAQSGVSSEAEVLKALKSLFEHHKALDEKVRDRLRVAQERNKSLEEELAITKEELQQYIMSGHAPKAIEDRPKENGQTEDSQQQNKSSELSTWQRRVAELIGRVAELEETLSKAHKDLTKTQETNVKLQRDLHENVAQKEDQEERIATLEKRYLQSQRESSSSHDLNEKLEQELQHKKAQLKLQEEKIAAIQEKLELAEQKLAQYSKLPEMEEQLKQRMEALTQVRRPNQQAQERHGSAEDRIQRLETQLEEKNAEVMRVNQRLKMNEEHNTRLSTTVDKLLSESNERLQAHLEERMQALKEKNALTQELEQTRKIAEDLQNEKTEIVKELGKARLEIDNVKRQMLQQEIAFNIQQTDALTRSLSPNAVDPGSFSRSASHSSFDTHSLPRRTAKRPTIDEDTTKNYVALTLAEQEWEKLQQAHVLANVQQAFDVSSDAEGDGDNESLFSCAADVISPTGHADAQTLALMLQEQLDAINNEIRLIQKEKQNTEARAEELESRVGSLEHMNLLTRGRSFERASPPLSGRSTPKSHHSPNRDYLHKYHTAPASMSPAHLHQYAASLASPGQLSESLPASQLQLSGEELHSVSEKDSIGGAGSGGSDAASPLTARSIRLERVVQALAHSQEELRRRTGQTGFPSSGFPVHSRHGQHNNGALNSGTPPSPLSSRHSSQDSLHKNNLSGVGLPIGQLSGTHLHMQSMQTMSPATAAAVAAAQKKKGIKSSLGRFFSKKDKIKGKDTPMPGDVPGMGGASTPADPDYGDSVTVAGTMGKSDFDCRKKKSPSMFGSMLDSSRHELLAEAMKAGTPFALWNGPTVVAWLELWVGMPTWYVAACRANVKSGAIMSALSDTEIQREIGISCHLHRLKLRLAIQEMVSLTSPSAPKTSRTTLAFGDMNHEWIGNVWLPSLGLPQYRSTFMECLVDARMLDHLTKKELRSQLKMVDSFHRTSLQYGISCLKRLNYDRQKLEERRRLAEDPNVDVLVWSNDRVIRWVQSIGLKEYGNNLLESGVHGALIALDESFDANSFALALQIPTQNTQARQLLEMEFANLLAVGTERRLDEANSMKS, from the exons GAGTTCTCTCAGCTAACAAAGGAGCTCGCAGCGGCCCGTGAGGGCATCCTCGCGAGGGACGAGGAGATATCGGAGCTGAAAGCGGAGCGGAATAATACTCGT CTTCTACTGGAACATCTGGAATGCCTGGTCTCACGGCACGAACGATCTCTCAGGATGACTGTGGTAAAGAGGCAGGCGGCCGCTCAATCTGGAGTATCGTCCGAAGCTGAGGTGCTTAAAGCACTGAAAAGTCTGTTCGAGCACCACAAGGCTCTGGACGAGAAA GTGCGGGACCGTCTGCGGGTGGCACAGGAGAGGAACAAGAGCCTGGAGGAGGAACTAGCCATTACCAAAGAGGAG CTCCAGCAATACATAATGAGTGGACACGCGCCTAAGGCCATCGAGGACAGGCCGAAGGAAAACGGGCAGACGGAAGACAGCCAGCAACAGAACAAG AGCTCAGAGTTGAGCACGTGGCAACGACGTGTGGCTGAATTAATTGGACGCGTGGCTGAGTTAGAAGAAACCTTATCGAAAGCACATAAAGATTTGACGAAGACCCAAGAGACGAATGTGAAATTGCAGAGAGATTTGCATGAGAATGTCGCACAGAAAGAGGATCAGGAAGAAAGGATAGCGACCCTTGAAAAACGGTACCTCCAGTCTCAACGAGAATCCTCCAGTAGCCACGATCTTAACGAGAAATTGGAACAGGAGCTGCAGCACAAGAAGGCCCAATTAAAG CTCCAAGAAGAAAAGATAGCAGCTATACAGGAAAAATTGGAACTGGCAGAACAGAAATTGGCCCAGTATTCCAAGCTTCCCGAAATGGAAGAGCAATTAAAGCAGAGGATGGAGGCTCTGACGCAGGTGAGGAGGCCCAACCAG cAGGCTCAAGAAAGGCACGGCAGTGCGGAGGACAGAATACAGAGATTAGAAACACAATTGGAGGAAAAGAATGCAGAAGTGATGCGTGTCAATCAACGACTTAAAATGAACGAGGAGCATAACACGCGGCTTAGTACAACCGTTGATAAACTTTTATCTG AGTCGAACGAAAGACTACAGGCTCATCTGGAGGAAAGAATGCAGGCGTTGAAAGAGAAGAATGCACTAACGCAGGAACTGGAGCAGACTAGGAAGATCGCCGAGGATCTACAGAATGAGAAGACGGAAATCGTTAAGGAGCTGGGGAAAGCTCGGTTGGAGATTGACAACGTGAAGAGACAGATGCTCCAACAGGAAATAGCGTTCAACATCCAGCAGACAGATGCGTTAACCAGAAGTTTATCTCCTAACGCAGTGGATCCTGGATCTTTCTCCAGGAGTGCGAGTCACAGTAGCTTCGATACACACTCTTTACCAAGGAGGACAGCCAAGCGACCTACCATTGACGAGGACACGAcaaaa aATTATGTAGCCCTTACGCTCGCAGAACAAGAATGGGAGAAACTGCAGCAAGCGCATGTCCTCGCCAACGTGCAGCAGGCATTTGACGTCTCCAGCGATGCAGAAGGCGACGGGGACAATGAGAGTCTCTTTAGTTGTGCGGCCGATGTAATTAGTCCGACAGGACATGCGGATGCTCAAACGTTAGCGCTAATGTTACAGGAACAATTAGAtgcaattaataatgaaattaggTTGATTCAG aaagagaaacaaaatacTGAAGCACGCGCAGAAGAATTGGAATCTCGTGTCGGTAGCCTTGAACATATGAACCTCTTAACGAGAGGGCGAAGTTTTGAGCGAGCATCACCGCCACTGAGTGGGCGATCTACACCAAAATCGCATCATAGTCCTAATAGGGATTACTTACATAAATATCATACT gcACCAGCATCAATGTCTCCGGCGCATCTCCACCAGTATGCCGCCTCTCTAGCTAGTCCAGGACAATTGTCGGAATCTCTTCCTGCAAGCCAG TTACAGTTATCAGGCGAAGAGTTGCATTCGGTGAGTGAAAAAGACAGCATCGGTGGTGCAGGAAGCGGTGGCAGCGATGCGGCATCGCCATTAACAGCTCGATCAATTAGGCTGGAACGTGTAGTACAGGCACTTGCTCATAGTCAAGAGGAACTTAGGAG GCGCACTGGACAAACTGGATTTCCCAGCAGTGGTTTCCCTGTTCACAG CAGGCATGGGCAACATAACAACGGCGCACTCAATTCTGGGACTCCCCCTTCCCCATTGTCCTCACGCCACAGTAGCCAGGACAGTTTGCACAAAAACAACTTGTCCGGCGTTGGATTGCCAATTGGACAGCTGTCTGGCACCCACTTGCACATGCAATCCATGCAAACCATGAGTCCGGCTACGGCGGCTGCAGTGGCTGCGGCTCAGAAGAAGAAGGGCATTAAAAGCAGCCTTGGTAGATTCTTCAGTAAGAAAGATAAG ATCAAGGGGAAAGATACGCCAATGCCAGGAGACGTGCCAGGAATGGGAGGAGCGAGTACGCCTGCAGATCCTGACTATGGTGATAGTGTAACTGTAGCTGGAACTATGGGCAAGAGTGATTTCGACTgtaggaaaaagaaaag TCCTAGTATGTTTGGTAGCATGTTAGATTCGTCGCGTCATGAGCTCCTGGCTGAAGCAATGAAGGCTGGAACACCATTCGCTTTATGGAACGGGCCGACCGTGGTGGCGTGGCTGGAACTCTGGGTGGGAATGCCAACTTGGTACGTCGCAGCCTGTCGAGCCAACGTAAAAAGTGGTGCCATAATGAGTGCCCTTAGTGACACTGAGATACAACGTGAAATTGGTATAAG TTGTCATCTCCACCGACTGAAGCTCAGATTAGCTATTCAAGAAATGGTGTCGCTCACAAGCCCATCAGCACCGAAAACCTCTCGCACAACCTTAGCATTCGGTGATATGAACCACGAATGGATTGGTAACGTCTGGCTGCCAAGTCTCGGTTTGCCTCAATACCGATCCACTTTCATGGAGTGCCTTGTTGATGCTAGAATGTTGGATCACCTCACTAAAAAAGAGCTCCGTAGTCAACTTAAAATGGTTGATAGTTTTCACAG AACAAGTTTACAGTACGGCATTTCTTGTTTGAAGCGATTAAATTACGATAGACAGAAATTAGAGGAAAGAAGACGATTGGCCGAGGATCCCAACGTCGACGTTCTTGTATGGAGTAACGATCGCGTTATAAGATGGGTTCAATCTATCGGCctgaaa GAATATGGGAACAACCTTTTGGAATCAGGGGTGCACGGAGCCCTTATAGCCCTTGATGAAAGTTTCGACGCGAATAGTTTTGCTCTAGCATTACAGATTCCAACACAGAATACACAA GCTCGACAACTATTAGAAATGGAATTCGCAAATTTATTAGCTGTAGGAACAGAGAGGCGACTCGATGAAGCAAATAGTATGAAATCCTGA
- the Liprin-alpha gene encoding PTPRF interacting protein alpha isoform X1, with amino-acid sequence MWNAMCDVMPTIAEDSISQRNSQFSGDDVNFEQLMVSMLDERDKLMETLRETQERLQETEARRQETEKERDSLNRQLNANIPQEFSQLTKELAAAREGILARDEEISELKAERNNTRLLLEHLECLVSRHERSLRMTVVKRQAAAQSGVSSEAEVLKALKSLFEHHKALDEKVRDRLRVAQERNKSLEEELAITKEELQQYIMSGHAPKAIEDRPKENGQTEDSQQQNKNETEQAASQQEHQQPHQQPQQQQQQPQPQSIQKLGSERSAEIGSRLSNGNLDPADQDSTARVIDLQATVDKQSSELSTWQRRVAELIGRVAELEETLSKAHKDLTKTQETNVKLQRDLHENVAQKEDQEERIATLEKRYLQSQRESSSSHDLNEKLEQELQHKKAQLKLQEEKIAAIQEKLELAEQKLAQYSKLPEMEEQLKQRMEALTQVRRPNQQAQERHGSAEDRIQRLETQLEEKNAEVMRVNQRLKMNEEHNTRLSTTVDKLLSESNERLQAHLEERMQALKEKNALTQELEQTRKIAEDLQNEKTEIVKELGKARLEIDNVKRQMLQQEIAFNIQQTDALTRSLSPNAVDPGSFSRSASHSSFDTHSLPRRTAKRPTIDEDTTKNYVALTLAEQEWEKLQQAHVLANVQQAFDVSSDAEGDGDNESLFSCAADVISPTGHADAQTLALMLQEQLDAINNEIRLIQKEKQNTEARAEELESRVGSLEHMNLLTRGRSFERASPPLSGRSTPKSHHSPNRDYLHKYHTAPASMSPAHLHQYAASLASPGQLSESLPASQLQLSGEELHSVSEKDSIGGAGSGGSDAASPLTARSIRLERVVQALAHSQEELRRRTGQTGFPSSGFPVHSRHGQHNNGALNSGTPPSPLSSRHSSQDSLHKNNLSGVGLPIGQLSGTHLHMQSMQTMSPATAAAVAAAQKKKGIKSSLGRFFSKKDKIKGKDTPMPGDVPGMGGASTPADPDYGDSVTVAGTMGKSDFDCRKKKSPSMFGSMLDSSRHELLAEAMKAGTPFALWNGPTVVAWLELWVGMPTWYVAACRANVKSGAIMSALSDTEIQREIGISCHLHRLKLRLAIQEMVSLTSPSAPKTSRTTLAFGDMNHEWIGNVWLPSLGLPQYRSTFMECLVDARMLDHLTKKELRSQLKMVDSFHRTSLQYGISCLKRLNYDRQKLEERRRLAEDPNVDVLVWSNDRVIRWVQSIGLKEYGNNLLESGVHGALIALDESFDANSFALALQIPTQNTQARQLLEMEFANLLAVGTERRLDEANSMKS; translated from the exons GAGTTCTCTCAGCTAACAAAGGAGCTCGCAGCGGCCCGTGAGGGCATCCTCGCGAGGGACGAGGAGATATCGGAGCTGAAAGCGGAGCGGAATAATACTCGT CTTCTACTGGAACATCTGGAATGCCTGGTCTCACGGCACGAACGATCTCTCAGGATGACTGTGGTAAAGAGGCAGGCGGCCGCTCAATCTGGAGTATCGTCCGAAGCTGAGGTGCTTAAAGCACTGAAAAGTCTGTTCGAGCACCACAAGGCTCTGGACGAGAAA GTGCGGGACCGTCTGCGGGTGGCACAGGAGAGGAACAAGAGCCTGGAGGAGGAACTAGCCATTACCAAAGAGGAG CTCCAGCAATACATAATGAGTGGACACGCGCCTAAGGCCATCGAGGACAGGCCGAAGGAAAACGGGCAGACGGAAGACAGCCAGCAACAGAACAAG AATGAGACTGAGCAGGCGGCAAGCCAGCAAGAACATCAACAACCGCACCAGCAGCcgcaacaacagcaacagcaaccTCAGCCGCAGTCGATACAAAAGCTAGGTAGCGAGAGATCGGCTGAAATCGGCAGTAGACTGAGCAATGGCAATCTCGACCCGGCGGACCAGGATTCTACAGCGAGAGTAATTGATTTGCAAGCTACCGTTGACAAGCAG AGCTCAGAGTTGAGCACGTGGCAACGACGTGTGGCTGAATTAATTGGACGCGTGGCTGAGTTAGAAGAAACCTTATCGAAAGCACATAAAGATTTGACGAAGACCCAAGAGACGAATGTGAAATTGCAGAGAGATTTGCATGAGAATGTCGCACAGAAAGAGGATCAGGAAGAAAGGATAGCGACCCTTGAAAAACGGTACCTCCAGTCTCAACGAGAATCCTCCAGTAGCCACGATCTTAACGAGAAATTGGAACAGGAGCTGCAGCACAAGAAGGCCCAATTAAAG CTCCAAGAAGAAAAGATAGCAGCTATACAGGAAAAATTGGAACTGGCAGAACAGAAATTGGCCCAGTATTCCAAGCTTCCCGAAATGGAAGAGCAATTAAAGCAGAGGATGGAGGCTCTGACGCAGGTGAGGAGGCCCAACCAG cAGGCTCAAGAAAGGCACGGCAGTGCGGAGGACAGAATACAGAGATTAGAAACACAATTGGAGGAAAAGAATGCAGAAGTGATGCGTGTCAATCAACGACTTAAAATGAACGAGGAGCATAACACGCGGCTTAGTACAACCGTTGATAAACTTTTATCTG AGTCGAACGAAAGACTACAGGCTCATCTGGAGGAAAGAATGCAGGCGTTGAAAGAGAAGAATGCACTAACGCAGGAACTGGAGCAGACTAGGAAGATCGCCGAGGATCTACAGAATGAGAAGACGGAAATCGTTAAGGAGCTGGGGAAAGCTCGGTTGGAGATTGACAACGTGAAGAGACAGATGCTCCAACAGGAAATAGCGTTCAACATCCAGCAGACAGATGCGTTAACCAGAAGTTTATCTCCTAACGCAGTGGATCCTGGATCTTTCTCCAGGAGTGCGAGTCACAGTAGCTTCGATACACACTCTTTACCAAGGAGGACAGCCAAGCGACCTACCATTGACGAGGACACGAcaaaa aATTATGTAGCCCTTACGCTCGCAGAACAAGAATGGGAGAAACTGCAGCAAGCGCATGTCCTCGCCAACGTGCAGCAGGCATTTGACGTCTCCAGCGATGCAGAAGGCGACGGGGACAATGAGAGTCTCTTTAGTTGTGCGGCCGATGTAATTAGTCCGACAGGACATGCGGATGCTCAAACGTTAGCGCTAATGTTACAGGAACAATTAGAtgcaattaataatgaaattaggTTGATTCAG aaagagaaacaaaatacTGAAGCACGCGCAGAAGAATTGGAATCTCGTGTCGGTAGCCTTGAACATATGAACCTCTTAACGAGAGGGCGAAGTTTTGAGCGAGCATCACCGCCACTGAGTGGGCGATCTACACCAAAATCGCATCATAGTCCTAATAGGGATTACTTACATAAATATCATACT gcACCAGCATCAATGTCTCCGGCGCATCTCCACCAGTATGCCGCCTCTCTAGCTAGTCCAGGACAATTGTCGGAATCTCTTCCTGCAAGCCAG TTACAGTTATCAGGCGAAGAGTTGCATTCGGTGAGTGAAAAAGACAGCATCGGTGGTGCAGGAAGCGGTGGCAGCGATGCGGCATCGCCATTAACAGCTCGATCAATTAGGCTGGAACGTGTAGTACAGGCACTTGCTCATAGTCAAGAGGAACTTAGGAG GCGCACTGGACAAACTGGATTTCCCAGCAGTGGTTTCCCTGTTCACAG CAGGCATGGGCAACATAACAACGGCGCACTCAATTCTGGGACTCCCCCTTCCCCATTGTCCTCACGCCACAGTAGCCAGGACAGTTTGCACAAAAACAACTTGTCCGGCGTTGGATTGCCAATTGGACAGCTGTCTGGCACCCACTTGCACATGCAATCCATGCAAACCATGAGTCCGGCTACGGCGGCTGCAGTGGCTGCGGCTCAGAAGAAGAAGGGCATTAAAAGCAGCCTTGGTAGATTCTTCAGTAAGAAAGATAAG ATCAAGGGGAAAGATACGCCAATGCCAGGAGACGTGCCAGGAATGGGAGGAGCGAGTACGCCTGCAGATCCTGACTATGGTGATAGTGTAACTGTAGCTGGAACTATGGGCAAGAGTGATTTCGACTgtaggaaaaagaaaag TCCTAGTATGTTTGGTAGCATGTTAGATTCGTCGCGTCATGAGCTCCTGGCTGAAGCAATGAAGGCTGGAACACCATTCGCTTTATGGAACGGGCCGACCGTGGTGGCGTGGCTGGAACTCTGGGTGGGAATGCCAACTTGGTACGTCGCAGCCTGTCGAGCCAACGTAAAAAGTGGTGCCATAATGAGTGCCCTTAGTGACACTGAGATACAACGTGAAATTGGTATAAG TTGTCATCTCCACCGACTGAAGCTCAGATTAGCTATTCAAGAAATGGTGTCGCTCACAAGCCCATCAGCACCGAAAACCTCTCGCACAACCTTAGCATTCGGTGATATGAACCACGAATGGATTGGTAACGTCTGGCTGCCAAGTCTCGGTTTGCCTCAATACCGATCCACTTTCATGGAGTGCCTTGTTGATGCTAGAATGTTGGATCACCTCACTAAAAAAGAGCTCCGTAGTCAACTTAAAATGGTTGATAGTTTTCACAG AACAAGTTTACAGTACGGCATTTCTTGTTTGAAGCGATTAAATTACGATAGACAGAAATTAGAGGAAAGAAGACGATTGGCCGAGGATCCCAACGTCGACGTTCTTGTATGGAGTAACGATCGCGTTATAAGATGGGTTCAATCTATCGGCctgaaa GAATATGGGAACAACCTTTTGGAATCAGGGGTGCACGGAGCCCTTATAGCCCTTGATGAAAGTTTCGACGCGAATAGTTTTGCTCTAGCATTACAGATTCCAACACAGAATACACAA GCTCGACAACTATTAGAAATGGAATTCGCAAATTTATTAGCTGTAGGAACAGAGAGGCGACTCGATGAAGCAAATAGTATGAAATCCTGA
- the Liprin-alpha gene encoding PTPRF interacting protein alpha isoform X6: MWNAMCDVMPTIAEDSISQRNSQFSGDDVNFEQLMVSMLDERDKLMETLRETQERLQETEARRQETEKERDSLNRQLNANIPQEFSQLTKELAAAREGILARDEEISELKAERNNTRLLLEHLECLVSRHERSLRMTVVKRQAAAQSGVSSEAEVLKALKSLFEHHKALDEKVRDRLRVAQERNKSLEEELAITKEELQQYIMSGHAPKAIEDRPKENGQTEDSQQQNKNETEQAASQQEHQQPHQQPQQQQQQPQPQSIQKLGSERSAEIGSRLSNGNLDPADQDSTARVIDLQATVDKQSSELSTWQRRVAELIGRVAELEETLSKAHKDLTKTQETNVKLQRDLHENVAQKEDQEERIATLEKRYLQSQRESSSSHDLNEKLEQELQHKKAQLKLQEEKIAAIQEKLELAEQKLAQYSKLPEMEEQLKQRMEALTQVRRPNQQAQERHGSAEDRIQRLETQLEEKNAEVMRVNQRLKMNEEHNTRLSTTVDKLLSESNERLQAHLEERMQALKEKNALTQELEQTRKIAEDLQNEKTEIVKELGKARLEIDNVKRQMLQQEIAFNIQQTDALTRSLSPNAVDPGSFSRSASHSSFDTHSLPRRTAKRPTIDEDTTKNYVALTLAEQEWEKLQQAHVLANVQQAFDVSSDAEGDGDNESLFSCAADVISPTGHADAQTLALMLQEQLDAINNEIRLIQKEKQNTEARAEELESRVGSLEHMNLLTRGRSFERASPPLSGRSTPKSHHSPNRDYLHKYHTAPASMSPAHLHQYAASLASPGQLSESLPASQLQLSGEELHSVSEKDSIGGAGSGGSDAASPLTARSIRLERVVQALAHSQEELRRRTGQTGFPSSGFPVHRHGQHNNGALNSGTPPSPLSSRHSSQDSLHKNNLSGVGLPIGQLSGTHLHMQSMQTMSPATAAAVAAAQKKKGIKSSLGRFFSKKDKIKGKDTPMPGDVPGMGGASTPADPDYGDSVTVAGTMGKSDFDCRKKKSMLDSSRHELLAEAMKAGTPFALWNGPTVVAWLELWVGMPTWYVAACRANVKSGAIMSALSDTEIQREIGISCHLHRLKLRLAIQEMVSLTSPSAPKTSRTTLAFGDMNHEWIGNVWLPSLGLPQYRSTFMECLVDARMLDHLTKKELRSQLKMVDSFHRTSLQYGISCLKRLNYDRQKLEERRRLAEDPNVDVLVWSNDRVIRWVQSIGLKEYGNNLLESGVHGALIALDESFDANSFALALQIPTQNTQARQLLEMEFANLLAVGTERRLDEANSMKS; encoded by the exons GAGTTCTCTCAGCTAACAAAGGAGCTCGCAGCGGCCCGTGAGGGCATCCTCGCGAGGGACGAGGAGATATCGGAGCTGAAAGCGGAGCGGAATAATACTCGT CTTCTACTGGAACATCTGGAATGCCTGGTCTCACGGCACGAACGATCTCTCAGGATGACTGTGGTAAAGAGGCAGGCGGCCGCTCAATCTGGAGTATCGTCCGAAGCTGAGGTGCTTAAAGCACTGAAAAGTCTGTTCGAGCACCACAAGGCTCTGGACGAGAAA GTGCGGGACCGTCTGCGGGTGGCACAGGAGAGGAACAAGAGCCTGGAGGAGGAACTAGCCATTACCAAAGAGGAG CTCCAGCAATACATAATGAGTGGACACGCGCCTAAGGCCATCGAGGACAGGCCGAAGGAAAACGGGCAGACGGAAGACAGCCAGCAACAGAACAAG AATGAGACTGAGCAGGCGGCAAGCCAGCAAGAACATCAACAACCGCACCAGCAGCcgcaacaacagcaacagcaaccTCAGCCGCAGTCGATACAAAAGCTAGGTAGCGAGAGATCGGCTGAAATCGGCAGTAGACTGAGCAATGGCAATCTCGACCCGGCGGACCAGGATTCTACAGCGAGAGTAATTGATTTGCAAGCTACCGTTGACAAGCAG AGCTCAGAGTTGAGCACGTGGCAACGACGTGTGGCTGAATTAATTGGACGCGTGGCTGAGTTAGAAGAAACCTTATCGAAAGCACATAAAGATTTGACGAAGACCCAAGAGACGAATGTGAAATTGCAGAGAGATTTGCATGAGAATGTCGCACAGAAAGAGGATCAGGAAGAAAGGATAGCGACCCTTGAAAAACGGTACCTCCAGTCTCAACGAGAATCCTCCAGTAGCCACGATCTTAACGAGAAATTGGAACAGGAGCTGCAGCACAAGAAGGCCCAATTAAAG CTCCAAGAAGAAAAGATAGCAGCTATACAGGAAAAATTGGAACTGGCAGAACAGAAATTGGCCCAGTATTCCAAGCTTCCCGAAATGGAAGAGCAATTAAAGCAGAGGATGGAGGCTCTGACGCAGGTGAGGAGGCCCAACCAG cAGGCTCAAGAAAGGCACGGCAGTGCGGAGGACAGAATACAGAGATTAGAAACACAATTGGAGGAAAAGAATGCAGAAGTGATGCGTGTCAATCAACGACTTAAAATGAACGAGGAGCATAACACGCGGCTTAGTACAACCGTTGATAAACTTTTATCTG AGTCGAACGAAAGACTACAGGCTCATCTGGAGGAAAGAATGCAGGCGTTGAAAGAGAAGAATGCACTAACGCAGGAACTGGAGCAGACTAGGAAGATCGCCGAGGATCTACAGAATGAGAAGACGGAAATCGTTAAGGAGCTGGGGAAAGCTCGGTTGGAGATTGACAACGTGAAGAGACAGATGCTCCAACAGGAAATAGCGTTCAACATCCAGCAGACAGATGCGTTAACCAGAAGTTTATCTCCTAACGCAGTGGATCCTGGATCTTTCTCCAGGAGTGCGAGTCACAGTAGCTTCGATACACACTCTTTACCAAGGAGGACAGCCAAGCGACCTACCATTGACGAGGACACGAcaaaa aATTATGTAGCCCTTACGCTCGCAGAACAAGAATGGGAGAAACTGCAGCAAGCGCATGTCCTCGCCAACGTGCAGCAGGCATTTGACGTCTCCAGCGATGCAGAAGGCGACGGGGACAATGAGAGTCTCTTTAGTTGTGCGGCCGATGTAATTAGTCCGACAGGACATGCGGATGCTCAAACGTTAGCGCTAATGTTACAGGAACAATTAGAtgcaattaataatgaaattaggTTGATTCAG aaagagaaacaaaatacTGAAGCACGCGCAGAAGAATTGGAATCTCGTGTCGGTAGCCTTGAACATATGAACCTCTTAACGAGAGGGCGAAGTTTTGAGCGAGCATCACCGCCACTGAGTGGGCGATCTACACCAAAATCGCATCATAGTCCTAATAGGGATTACTTACATAAATATCATACT gcACCAGCATCAATGTCTCCGGCGCATCTCCACCAGTATGCCGCCTCTCTAGCTAGTCCAGGACAATTGTCGGAATCTCTTCCTGCAAGCCAG TTACAGTTATCAGGCGAAGAGTTGCATTCGGTGAGTGAAAAAGACAGCATCGGTGGTGCAGGAAGCGGTGGCAGCGATGCGGCATCGCCATTAACAGCTCGATCAATTAGGCTGGAACGTGTAGTACAGGCACTTGCTCATAGTCAAGAGGAACTTAGGAG GCGCACTGGACAAACTGGATTTCCCAGCAGTGGTTTCCCTGTTCACAG GCATGGGCAACATAACAACGGCGCACTCAATTCTGGGACTCCCCCTTCCCCATTGTCCTCACGCCACAGTAGCCAGGACAGTTTGCACAAAAACAACTTGTCCGGCGTTGGATTGCCAATTGGACAGCTGTCTGGCACCCACTTGCACATGCAATCCATGCAAACCATGAGTCCGGCTACGGCGGCTGCAGTGGCTGCGGCTCAGAAGAAGAAGGGCATTAAAAGCAGCCTTGGTAGATTCTTCAGTAAGAAAGATAAG ATCAAGGGGAAAGATACGCCAATGCCAGGAGACGTGCCAGGAATGGGAGGAGCGAGTACGCCTGCAGATCCTGACTATGGTGATAGTGTAACTGTAGCTGGAACTATGGGCAAGAGTGATTTCGACTgtaggaaaaagaaaag CATGTTAGATTCGTCGCGTCATGAGCTCCTGGCTGAAGCAATGAAGGCTGGAACACCATTCGCTTTATGGAACGGGCCGACCGTGGTGGCGTGGCTGGAACTCTGGGTGGGAATGCCAACTTGGTACGTCGCAGCCTGTCGAGCCAACGTAAAAAGTGGTGCCATAATGAGTGCCCTTAGTGACACTGAGATACAACGTGAAATTGGTATAAG TTGTCATCTCCACCGACTGAAGCTCAGATTAGCTATTCAAGAAATGGTGTCGCTCACAAGCCCATCAGCACCGAAAACCTCTCGCACAACCTTAGCATTCGGTGATATGAACCACGAATGGATTGGTAACGTCTGGCTGCCAAGTCTCGGTTTGCCTCAATACCGATCCACTTTCATGGAGTGCCTTGTTGATGCTAGAATGTTGGATCACCTCACTAAAAAAGAGCTCCGTAGTCAACTTAAAATGGTTGATAGTTTTCACAG AACAAGTTTACAGTACGGCATTTCTTGTTTGAAGCGATTAAATTACGATAGACAGAAATTAGAGGAAAGAAGACGATTGGCCGAGGATCCCAACGTCGACGTTCTTGTATGGAGTAACGATCGCGTTATAAGATGGGTTCAATCTATCGGCctgaaa GAATATGGGAACAACCTTTTGGAATCAGGGGTGCACGGAGCCCTTATAGCCCTTGATGAAAGTTTCGACGCGAATAGTTTTGCTCTAGCATTACAGATTCCAACACAGAATACACAA GCTCGACAACTATTAGAAATGGAATTCGCAAATTTATTAGCTGTAGGAACAGAGAGGCGACTCGATGAAGCAAATAGTATGAAATCCTGA